A region of Moorena producens PAL-8-15-08-1 DNA encodes the following proteins:
- a CDS encoding S8 family serine peptidase, translating into MFNYSASKLPGIQSLWDESIGDSRVCVAVLDGSVDLSHPSFQGAQLIKLPTLVSDAPVGKMASHGTHIASVIFGQHGSPVQGIAPGCRGLIVPVFSDRQNRSLLQIDLARAINQAVEQGANVINISGGELSESGAADPILEKAVRHCHENGVLIVAAAGNNACECLHVPAALPSVLAVGAMNDQGLPIDFSNWGQAYQNQGILAPGENILGAMLGGGTTLKFGTSFATPIVSGLVALLMSIQLKRGEKPDPHFIRQALLESALPCHPDTVPDARRCLAGRLNIPGAYELITKGETQEMSNQNWEVERMQPSEASNLGSAESAYQQQVYETRVVPSATSGQMTVEATAQTAPVQQAMPVHHGQMGVVPAAQTAPVQQGMPVHPVHYQQMGVVPPGHNQPVQQGMPVQQGMPVHYQQMGVVSAGYNQPVQQAMPVHPVHHGQMGVVPAAHTPPIQQAMPVQQGMPVHYQQMGVVPAAHTAPVQQGMPVNSVHYQQMGVVPAASVQQGMPVHYQQMGVVPAAHTAPIQQAMPVHPVHHGQMGVVPAGHTAPVQQGMPVQQGMPVHYQQMGVVPAGHTAPVQQAMPVQQGMPVHYQQMGVVPAAQTAPVQHATPVQQGMPVHYQQMGVVPAAQTAPVQHATPVQQGMPVHYQQMGAVPAMTANTVASSRVTPSGVVPSMGCGCDSGSKALVYAIGTIGYDFGTEARQDSFKQLMPLVDSQNVNREVSAENENTETAVPANPFDVRQMTNYLLGTPILDGNGDLQLDSQNDYEVRRNEGTDNLSETQSLIWTLNLELTPIYAIEAKGPSAQLVYKQLSKFLEGQALPQIAQNDYNKGYIDKVSVPGILTGKTVQLFSGQVVPVLELYNLRGLYGWHIEILIQDVINAVMAGGIDESLSNQLIEATDYALRAFLQRIYYDLRNLGQTSQERAFNYAATNAFQFADALVTVLQTSSSSSAGSMQLDTIGVERSPFCRVDSDCWDVKLKFFDPENDRRAKKILRYTIDVSDMMPVTMGQPRIWDAL; encoded by the coding sequence ATGTTTAACTACTCAGCGTCAAAATTGCCTGGAATTCAATCTTTGTGGGATGAATCTATTGGGGATTCGCGCGTATGTGTAGCCGTTCTGGACGGATCAGTTGATCTATCTCATCCCAGCTTTCAAGGGGCCCAGCTAATCAAGCTGCCTACACTGGTTTCAGATGCTCCTGTGGGGAAGATGGCTAGTCATGGTACTCACATTGCCAGCGTAATTTTTGGGCAGCATGGTAGTCCAGTTCAGGGAATTGCCCCCGGTTGTCGTGGGCTGATTGTGCCAGTATTCTCTGATCGTCAGAATCGTTCACTGTTGCAAATAGACCTAGCTCGAGCAATTAATCAGGCAGTTGAACAAGGAGCTAATGTCATAAATATAAGTGGAGGCGAACTCAGTGAATCTGGTGCAGCAGACCCCATTTTGGAAAAAGCTGTCCGTCACTGTCATGAGAATGGTGTTTTAATCGTTGCAGCAGCGGGAAATAATGCCTGTGAATGTCTTCATGTTCCGGCAGCTTTGCCCTCGGTGCTGGCTGTGGGTGCAATGAATGACCAGGGATTGCCAATCGATTTTAGTAATTGGGGTCAGGCTTACCAAAACCAGGGAATCTTGGCTCCTGGTGAAAACATCTTGGGAGCCATGCTTGGTGGAGGTACCACCCTAAAATTTGGGACTAGCTTTGCGACTCCAATTGTATCTGGGCTGGTAGCACTGTTAATGAGCATCCAGCTCAAACGAGGAGAAAAACCCGATCCTCACTTCATCCGTCAGGCACTGCTTGAAAGTGCCTTACCTTGCCACCCAGATACAGTTCCAGATGCTCGTCGTTGTCTGGCAGGTCGTCTCAATATTCCTGGAGCATATGAGTTGATTACTAAAGGGGAAACACAAGAAATGTCCAATCAGAATTGGGAGGTGGAAAGAATGCAACCCAGTGAAGCCAGTAATTTGGGTTCGGCTGAATCGGCTTATCAGCAGCAAGTCTACGAAACGAGGGTTGTCCCCAGTGCTACTTCTGGACAAATGACTGTAGAAGCTACTGCACAGACTGCACCGGTTCAGCAGGCCATGCCCGTTCATCATGGGCAGATGGGAGTCGTTCCCGCTGCACAGACTGCACCGGTTCAGCAAGGGATGCCAGTTCACCCAGTTCATTATCAGCAGATGGGAGTGGTTCCCCCTGGCCATAATCAACCGGTTCAGCAAGGAATGCCGGTTCAACAGGGAATGCCGGTTCATTATCAGCAGATGGGAGTGGTTTCCGCTGGCTATAATCAACCGGTTCAGCAAGCCATGCCCGTTCATCCAGTTCATCATGGGCAGATGGGAGTCGTTCCCGCTGCTCACACTCCACCTATTCAGCAAGCCATGCCAGTTCAACAGGGAATGCCGGTTCATTATCAGCAGATGGGAGTGGTTCCCGCTGCTCACACTGCACCGGTTCAGCAAGGGATGCCAGTTAATTCAGTTCATTATCAGCAGATGGGAGTGGTTCCCGCTGCTTCCGTTCAACAGGGAATGCCGGTTCATTATCAGCAGATGGGAGTGGTTCCCGCTGCTCACACTGCACCGATTCAGCAAGCCATGCCCGTTCATCCAGTTCATCATGGGCAGATGGGAGTGGTTCCCGCTGGTCACACTGCACCGGTTCAGCAAGGAATGCCGGTTCAACAGGGAATGCCGGTTCATTATCAGCAGATGGGCGTCGTTCCCGCTGGTCACACTGCACCGGTTCAGCAAGCCATGCCCGTTCAACAGGGAATGCCAGTTCATTATCAGCAGATGGGCGTCGTTCCCGCTGCTCAGACTGCACCGGTTCAGCACGCCACGCCGGTTCAACAGGGAATGCCGGTTCATTATCAGCAGATGGGAGTCGTTCCCGCTGCTCAGACTGCACCGGTTCAGCACGCCACGCCGGTTCAACAGGGAATGCCGGTTCATTATCAGCAGATGGGTGCGGTACCCGCTATGACTGCTAACACCGTTGCTTCTAGTAGGGTTACCCCCAGCGGTGTCGTCCCTTCCATGGGATGTGGCTGTGATAGTGGGTCAAAGGCTTTGGTTTACGCCATCGGCACCATTGGCTATGACTTTGGCACAGAGGCTCGTCAAGATAGCTTTAAGCAGCTGATGCCCTTAGTGGATTCTCAAAACGTTAATAGAGAAGTTTCAGCAGAGAATGAAAATACTGAGACTGCTGTTCCTGCTAATCCATTTGATGTGAGGCAGATGACTAACTATCTTCTGGGTACTCCCATACTCGATGGCAATGGTGATCTGCAGCTAGATAGCCAGAACGACTATGAAGTCCGCCGTAATGAGGGAACAGACAACCTATCAGAAACTCAATCCCTGATTTGGACATTGAATCTAGAGCTGACCCCCATTTATGCTATTGAGGCCAAAGGTCCATCTGCTCAATTGGTGTACAAGCAATTGAGCAAGTTTCTAGAGGGGCAGGCTTTGCCACAAATTGCCCAGAACGATTACAACAAAGGATACATCGATAAAGTTTCAGTCCCAGGAATCTTAACAGGTAAAACCGTTCAACTATTCTCTGGTCAAGTTGTTCCTGTACTTGAACTGTATAATCTGCGAGGACTGTACGGTTGGCACATTGAGATCTTAATCCAGGATGTCATTAACGCAGTTATGGCAGGCGGCATAGATGAAAGCCTGTCGAATCAATTGATTGAGGCGACCGATTATGCATTAAGAGCGTTTCTACAACGCATTTACTACGATCTGCGTAATCTTGGTCAAACCTCCCAAGAACGTGCTTTCAACTATGCCGCGACCAATGCATTTCAGTTTGCAGATGCCTTAGTGACTGTACTACAGACTTCGTCGAGTTCAAGTGCTGGCTCTATGCAGCTTGATACCATTGGGGTTGAACGAAGTCCCTTCTGCCGAGTCGATTCAGACTGCTGGGATGTCAAGCTTAAGTTCTTTGACCCAGAAAACGATAGACGAGCCAAAAAAATCCTGCGATATACAATTGATGTCAGCGATATGATGCCGGTGACCATGGGTCAACCCAGAATTTGGGATGCGCTCTAG
- a CDS encoding bifunctional pantoate--beta-alanine ligase/(d)CMP kinase, giving the protein MHLFTTTAGLHCYLERQGPGKEVGLVTTMGALHSGHLSLIERARRENSLVIVSIFVNPLQFAPTEDFQEYPRGLAQDQELCQQIGVDAIFAPTIDQLYGDNSMPTADKGDELTQVIPPKTMTSVLCGVSRPGFFQGVATVVVKLLNLVRPNRAYFGQKDAQQLAIIQRMVADFKLPVTIVPCPIVREKSGLACSSRNQYLTPEQKSQASLLYKGLLSAQKAFQGGLCDRINLIERVRSELAGTQDIQVEYVELVHPVTLTPLEQVEEQGLLAIAVHLGTTRLIDNILLSHRKPIVAIDGPAGAGKSTVSRLVAKALGLMYLDTGAMYRAVTWRVLKAGIDLEDEPAIAELVSKCTINLSNNQPGESGIQVWVDGEEVTQVIRSQSVTAKVSTVAALSSVRRELLKQQQRWGRQGGVVAEGRDIGTHVFPNAEVKLFLTASVQERARRRQQDLKNRGQEVSLEQLEQEIQQRDLKDSTRAVAPLRKAADAIEVQTDGMSIAQVTDYLVNIYYQQLSPDS; this is encoded by the coding sequence ATGCACCTGTTTACAACAACTGCTGGATTACACTGCTACTTAGAACGTCAAGGTCCTGGCAAGGAAGTGGGTCTAGTAACCACTATGGGAGCCTTGCACAGCGGTCACTTAAGCTTAATTGAGCGGGCAAGACGAGAAAATTCTCTGGTCATTGTTAGCATTTTTGTTAATCCTCTTCAGTTTGCACCGACAGAGGATTTTCAGGAGTACCCCCGTGGATTGGCTCAGGATCAAGAACTTTGCCAACAGATTGGAGTTGATGCAATTTTTGCTCCCACTATAGACCAGTTGTATGGTGATAATTCAATGCCCACTGCGGACAAGGGTGATGAATTGACTCAAGTGATTCCACCCAAAACCATGACTTCTGTCCTATGTGGTGTCTCTCGTCCTGGTTTTTTTCAGGGTGTGGCAACTGTCGTGGTCAAGCTGTTGAATTTGGTACGACCAAACAGAGCCTATTTTGGTCAAAAGGATGCCCAACAGTTGGCAATCATCCAGCGTATGGTGGCAGATTTTAAGTTACCAGTGACCATTGTTCCTTGTCCGATTGTGCGGGAAAAGTCGGGACTGGCGTGTAGTTCTCGCAATCAATACCTGACACCAGAGCAAAAATCCCAAGCATCATTACTCTATAAAGGGTTGCTTAGTGCTCAGAAAGCGTTTCAAGGTGGATTATGCGATCGCATCAATCTGATTGAGAGGGTTAGGTCAGAATTAGCTGGAACCCAGGATATCCAGGTCGAGTATGTGGAATTAGTACATCCTGTTACTCTGACCCCCCTAGAACAGGTTGAAGAGCAAGGATTATTAGCGATCGCAGTTCACTTAGGTACAACTCGTTTAATTGACAATATACTCCTGTCCCACCGTAAACCCATTGTGGCCATTGATGGTCCGGCTGGAGCTGGAAAATCTACCGTTAGCCGTTTGGTGGCTAAAGCATTAGGATTGATGTATCTTGATACTGGTGCCATGTACCGGGCTGTGACATGGCGGGTGCTCAAAGCAGGTATTGACTTGGAGGATGAGCCTGCGATCGCAGAATTAGTCAGTAAGTGTACAATTAATCTGAGTAATAATCAACCAGGAGAGTCTGGGATTCAGGTGTGGGTTGATGGAGAAGAAGTTACCCAGGTCATTCGTTCACAGTCCGTTACTGCCAAAGTTTCTACGGTGGCTGCCCTGAGTTCAGTACGCCGTGAGTTACTCAAACAACAACAACGCTGGGGTCGTCAAGGAGGAGTAGTGGCGGAAGGTCGTGACATTGGCACCCATGTCTTTCCCAATGCAGAAGTCAAACTATTCTTAACAGCTTCTGTCCAAGAAAGGGCACGCCGCCGTCAGCAAGACCTGAAAAACCGGGGGCAAGAGGTGAGCTTAGAACAGCTGGAGCAGGAGATTCAACAGCGCGACCTGAAGGACAGCACCCGTGCTGTAGCCCCCTTGCGCAAGGCAGCTGATGCTATTGAAGTACAAACCGATGGTATGAGTATTGCACAAGTTACCGATTATCTTGTCAATATCTACTATCAGCAATTGTCACCAGATAGCTGA
- a CDS encoding cyanobactin biosynthesis system PatB/AcyB/McaB family protein: protein MKLPKQSVPVKRPDLIDPSTTVDLQILIDAGAVDELRNLKFDLLHGANYNNPMRFLMPANFCGCQIFSGQSRARCSATCGGL, encoded by the coding sequence ATGAAACTACCGAAGCAATCTGTACCCGTTAAAAGACCAGACCTGATTGACCCTTCCACAACAGTAGACCTGCAAATATTAATAGATGCAGGGGCAGTGGATGAGTTGCGCAATCTTAAATTTGATTTACTTCATGGTGCCAACTATAACAATCCCATGAGATTCTTGATGCCAGCCAACTTCTGTGGCTGTCAGATATTCTCTGGACAGTCAAGAGCAAGATGCTCAGCTACCTGTGGTGGGCTTTAG
- a CDS encoding polysaccharide deacetylase family protein, with protein sequence MAKREGLFWSRSTWIIIAALLSCMAAYSLKTGRWANQNIAALITRQMPQQQTNSKKVETLTKQPDKALEQGIAKWAEQERGKRINYVPPQFRGKYIEEVELKTPQKVIALTFDDGPWPKMTNDVLHILKKYNVKATFFVVGRNVYLYPQELQKIVDHGHALGNHSWNHAYYYHNPLAAAKEIDNTTARIYKTINVKTSLFRPPGGIMNNGLVAYARKKNYVIVKWSADSEDYSVNQRRLTYNVLRRAKPGGIVLLHDGGGNRSKTIRALPVIITELRKQGYQFVTVPELLAMAQQELEMAQKEQK encoded by the coding sequence TTGGCAAAACGTGAGGGCTTATTCTGGTCGCGCAGTACATGGATTATAATTGCTGCTCTTCTAAGTTGTATGGCTGCCTACAGCTTGAAAACAGGTCGATGGGCTAACCAAAATATTGCTGCACTAATCACTAGGCAAATGCCACAGCAGCAAACTAACTCAAAGAAAGTTGAAACGTTAACTAAGCAGCCAGATAAAGCTTTGGAGCAAGGTATTGCTAAATGGGCAGAGCAAGAGAGAGGCAAGCGGATTAACTATGTTCCTCCGCAATTTCGGGGAAAATATATCGAGGAAGTTGAGCTTAAAACTCCACAGAAAGTCATTGCTTTGACCTTTGACGATGGTCCTTGGCCGAAGATGACCAACGATGTGCTACACATCCTTAAAAAATATAATGTTAAGGCAACTTTCTTCGTGGTAGGGAGAAATGTTTATCTATATCCACAAGAGCTTCAGAAAATTGTGGACCATGGTCATGCTCTTGGCAACCATAGTTGGAACCATGCTTATTATTATCATAATCCTTTAGCAGCTGCTAAGGAAATTGATAACACCACAGCACGGATTTACAAAACTATTAACGTTAAGACCTCTTTGTTTAGACCCCCTGGGGGGATCATGAACAATGGCTTAGTGGCTTACGCTCGAAAAAAAAATTACGTGATTGTAAAATGGTCAGCTGACTCAGAGGATTACTCGGTAAACCAACGTCGGTTGACCTATAATGTTCTCCGCAGAGCGAAACCGGGAGGAATTGTGCTACTCCATGATGGTGGGGGTAATCGTTCCAAGACGATACGAGCTTTACCGGTGATTATTACTGAATTGAGAAAGCAGGGTTACCAGTTTGTGACTGTACCGGAATTGTTGGCAATGGCACAACAAGAGTTGGAGATGGCACAAAAAGAACAGAAGTGA
- a CDS encoding class I SAM-dependent methyltransferase yields the protein MNSASLPVQDISDTAFLTAFYRVLESDRPDAHFQDPYARILAGTRGKQVLQQMPQQEAHAPGCIVRTCVMDELIIQSIELEGVDAVLNLGAGLDTRAYRLPLPASLLWIEVDFPTVLDYKASKLAGIKPGCRLKSVALDVTNSQARQHLFRDIGSETKKVLIVTEGLLVYLNPEQVAALARDLWEQPQFSWWLTDLASHSGLQLIQNSLDQATANGEAKLQFAPAEGTNFFWQLGWETTEFRSLLEEGQRLQRLDLPEALLALLSSPEHQESLRQLFGFALLRRSESGRESFLTDSVSV from the coding sequence ATGAATTCTGCTTCTTTACCCGTTCAAGACATCTCTGATACGGCCTTCCTGACAGCCTTCTATCGGGTTCTGGAGAGCGATCGCCCAGACGCTCATTTTCAGGATCCCTATGCCCGGATTTTGGCGGGAACTCGAGGAAAGCAGGTCTTGCAGCAAATGCCCCAGCAGGAGGCCCACGCACCTGGGTGTATCGTGCGCACCTGTGTTATGGACGAGTTGATTATCCAGAGTATTGAACTAGAGGGAGTCGATGCAGTTCTAAATTTAGGAGCAGGACTTGATACCCGTGCCTACCGTCTGCCTTTACCAGCTTCACTCCTGTGGATCGAGGTTGACTTTCCTACTGTCTTAGACTATAAAGCTAGTAAACTGGCTGGCATCAAGCCGGGGTGCAGACTCAAATCTGTTGCCCTTGACGTGACCAATTCCCAGGCAAGGCAGCACCTTTTTCGGGACATTGGCTCTGAGACAAAAAAGGTACTGATCGTAACGGAAGGGCTGCTTGTCTATCTGAATCCTGAACAAGTTGCAGCCCTAGCTAGGGATTTGTGGGAACAGCCCCAGTTTAGTTGGTGGCTCACGGATCTGGCTTCCCATAGTGGGTTGCAGCTCATCCAAAACAGTCTGGATCAGGCTACAGCTAATGGTGAAGCCAAGCTTCAATTCGCTCCTGCCGAGGGGACAAACTTTTTTTGGCAATTAGGTTGGGAAACTACTGAATTTCGTTCTCTCCTGGAAGAAGGACAGCGTTTGCAGCGTTTAGACCTGCCTGAGGCGCTGCTGGCGTTATTATCCTCCCCAGAACATCAAGAAAGTTTGCGCCAGTTATTTGGCTTTGCTTTGCTGAGGCGATCAGAAAGTGGAAGGGAATCATTCCTAACTGACTCTGTTTCTGTCTAA
- a CDS encoding Nif11-like leader peptide family natural product precursor yields the protein MNIHQAIYRTIAKKKSKPPITSEPEPTVQLTEIVDKFLAKLQKQSNLQHFSWVVQNDPNLVAELNKITDKGAFVEQLLALAKTQGGYNFTAQDVMTMPGSWSANSVEELISAFYTLAQGSLEHFLTDVKKSPALQQTLNENLQTTTDKGHLAQILVKLGEAEGYSFTAEDVEEVAQGI from the coding sequence ATGAATATTCACCAGGCAATTTATCGAACAATAGCCAAAAAAAAAAGCAAACCTCCGATTACCTCAGAACCTGAACCGACGGTTCAACTGACTGAAATTGTTGACAAATTCCTGGCAAAGCTACAGAAACAAAGCAACCTGCAACATTTTTCCTGGGTTGTTCAAAACGACCCTAATCTGGTAGCAGAACTGAACAAGATAACGGATAAAGGTGCCTTTGTCGAACAATTGCTGGCTCTCGCCAAAACTCAGGGTGGTTACAACTTTACCGCTCAAGATGTGATGACAATGCCTGGATCGTGGAGTGCTAATTCTGTTGAGGAGCTGATCTCAGCATTTTACACCTTGGCCCAGGGAAGCCTGGAACACTTTTTGACAGATGTTAAAAAGTCTCCAGCCTTGCAACAAACCTTAAATGAGAACCTACAGACAACAACTGACAAAGGCCACCTTGCACAAATCCTAGTCAAACTCGGTGAAGCAGAAGGTTATTCCTTTACAGCAGAAGATGTTGAAGAGGTCGCACAGGGAATCTGA